The Janthinobacterium lividum genome has a window encoding:
- a CDS encoding metal-dependent hydrolase, whose translation MDNITHSVIGLGVGELVHRSLPPEPQAPAQRTRRALFLFTAWFTSNAPDLDLVLTRLLPRPFGYMLHHRGHTHTLLLALPQALLLLALLWLLWPGARRLLKESVPARLGLAACLLLGFCLHMGMDFLNSYGLHPFYPFNSRWLYGDMVFIVEPMFWVLLGVPVIMSLHYGIVKSVLLAALAAALCFFTHKTYLAPASLAILLGLGVILAVLQGRAGERGRGPLLLAFALAATFIGTQGVASAIGRSRIEAAVQRLDPGTRVWDVAMTAFPSNPLCWIYVSLDSKTDVYTLRRGTLSLLPQSLAPAACPAGLAETGKQGQQLASGIAVSAQAAGSLATLRALQSDNCYVDAWFRFARMPSLNAGKLTDVRFNPGMLPNFTTVELQQFRSRPCPAYVPGWDRPRADMLAPPPADLQ comes from the coding sequence ATGGATAATATTACGCATTCGGTCATCGGCCTCGGGGTCGGCGAACTGGTACACCGCAGCCTGCCGCCCGAGCCGCAAGCCCCCGCCCAGCGCACCCGGCGCGCGCTGTTTCTGTTTACTGCCTGGTTTACCAGCAACGCGCCCGACCTGGACCTGGTACTCACCCGCTTGCTGCCGCGCCCCTTCGGCTACATGTTGCACCACCGTGGCCATACGCATACCTTGCTGCTGGCCTTGCCGCAGGCGCTGCTGTTGCTGGCCTTGCTGTGGCTGCTGTGGCCCGGCGCGCGCCGGCTGCTGAAGGAGAGCGTGCCCGCCCGGCTGGGCCTGGCGGCTTGTCTGTTGCTGGGATTCTGCTTGCACATGGGCATGGATTTCCTCAATTCCTATGGCTTGCACCCGTTCTATCCCTTCAACAGCCGCTGGTTGTATGGCGACATGGTCTTCATTGTCGAGCCCATGTTCTGGGTCTTGCTGGGCGTGCCCGTGATCATGTCCTTGCACTACGGCATCGTCAAAAGCGTGCTGCTGGCGGCCTTGGCGGCGGCCCTGTGCTTCTTCACCCATAAAACCTATCTGGCGCCCGCCTCGCTGGCGATTCTACTGGGGCTGGGCGTGATCCTGGCCGTGCTGCAGGGACGGGCCGGCGAGCGGGGGCGCGGACCGCTGCTGCTGGCCTTCGCGCTGGCTGCCACTTTTATTGGCACGCAGGGCGTGGCCTCGGCCATCGGCCGTAGCCGCATCGAGGCGGCCGTGCAGCGACTCGATCCGGGCACGCGCGTGTGGGATGTGGCGATGACGGCGTTTCCCAGCAATCCCCTGTGCTGGATCTATGTATCGCTCGACAGCAAGACAGACGTGTACACCTTGCGGCGCGGCACCCTGAGCCTGCTGCCCCAGTCGCTGGCGCCCGCCGCCTGCCCGGCCGGGCTGGCCGAAACGGGCAAGCAAGGGCAGCAACTGGCGTCCGGCATTGCCGTGTCCGCCCAGGCGGCGGGCAGCCTGGCGACCTTGCGCGCCTTGCAGTCGGACAATTGCTATGTCGACGCCTGGTTCCGCTTTGCCCGCATGCCCAGCTTGAATGCGGGCAAGCTGACGGATGTGCGTTTCAATCCCGGCATGTTGCCCAACTTTACGACGGTGGAACTGCAACAGTTCCGTAGCCGGCCGTGTCCCGCCTACGTGCCGGGCTGGGACCGCCCCCGTGCGGACATGCTGGCGCCGCCGCCAGCGGATCTCCAGTAG
- a CDS encoding cation:proton antiporter, which translates to MEEQHALPYLRETLLFLALAGIFIPLLQRLKVNQVLGFLAVGALFGPFGFGLWAGDFTWLTYFSFVRAEQVSGLAELGVMFLMFMIGLELSTERLWALRRWVFGAGVGQVAVSACLIGSVAYYFGLSLEASIVLGLVLSLSSTAVVMQLLTDLRSLQTPAGQAGFSILMFQDLMVVPLFILIDVFASGRSDDLAYLLSFAAVKSAGAILLIYLLGRRVIRPLFQFFVKKRQPDVFMALTLLSTLGIAGLTYLAGLSMALGALLAGLLLAETEFRHEVEVTIEPFKGLLMGLFFMSVGMQIDVREILKSPVLIPLAVLSLFALKTLVISVIFRIGGFHWGRAVETGVLLGQGGEFAFIVVAYALGTKLIGPQVAQFVMLVVGLSLFATPALAKAARAFGNWWEKRHHHQLADLAHGALPPQGSTVIIAGFGRVGQLLAKVLTEQDIAYVAIENDARLVTTLHPRGFPVYFGDASRAELLQKVNADRAAAVVLTMDHAASVLHAVKSIRREYPQLPVYARARDEAHAVALIQAGATLVVPEALESALQLTATVLHTVGLSEARTTDIVQAERDRRNAVLLAKKLS; encoded by the coding sequence TTGGAAGAGCAACACGCCTTACCTTATTTGCGAGAAACCCTGCTGTTTCTCGCCCTGGCCGGGATTTTTATTCCGCTATTGCAACGCCTGAAGGTCAACCAGGTCCTCGGCTTCCTGGCCGTCGGCGCCCTGTTTGGCCCCTTCGGCTTCGGCCTGTGGGCCGGTGACTTCACGTGGCTGACGTATTTCTCATTCGTGCGCGCCGAGCAAGTCAGCGGCCTGGCCGAGCTGGGTGTGATGTTTTTGATGTTCATGATCGGCCTGGAACTGTCGACGGAACGGCTGTGGGCGCTGCGGCGCTGGGTGTTTGGTGCGGGCGTGGGGCAGGTGGCTGTCAGCGCCTGTCTGATCGGCAGTGTCGCGTATTACTTTGGCCTGTCGCTGGAAGCGTCCATCGTGCTGGGCCTGGTGCTGTCGCTGTCGTCCACGGCCGTGGTGATGCAGCTGCTCACCGACCTGCGCTCCCTGCAGACGCCAGCCGGCCAGGCGGGCTTTTCCATCTTGATGTTCCAGGATTTGATGGTGGTGCCGCTGTTCATCTTGATTGATGTCTTCGCCAGCGGGCGCAGCGACGACCTGGCGTATCTGCTCAGTTTTGCGGCCGTGAAATCGGCGGGCGCCATCCTGCTGATCTATCTGCTGGGACGCAGGGTGATTCGCCCCCTGTTCCAGTTTTTCGTCAAGAAACGCCAGCCGGACGTGTTCATGGCTTTGACCCTGCTCAGCACCCTGGGCATCGCTGGCTTGACGTACCTGGCGGGCCTGTCGATGGCGCTGGGCGCCTTGCTGGCCGGCTTGCTGCTGGCGGAGACGGAATTTCGCCACGAAGTGGAAGTGACGATCGAGCCCTTCAAGGGTTTGCTGATGGGGCTGTTCTTCATGTCCGTGGGCATGCAGATCGACGTGCGCGAAATCCTCAAGTCGCCGGTTTTGATTCCCCTGGCCGTGCTGAGCCTGTTTGCGCTGAAGACCCTGGTCATCAGCGTGATTTTCCGCATCGGCGGCTTTCACTGGGGGCGCGCCGTGGAAACGGGCGTGCTGCTGGGGCAGGGCGGCGAGTTCGCCTTCATCGTCGTCGCGTATGCACTCGGTACCAAGCTGATCGGCCCGCAGGTGGCGCAATTCGTCATGCTGGTGGTGGGCCTGAGCCTGTTCGCCACGCCGGCGCTGGCGAAGGCGGCGCGCGCTTTCGGCAACTGGTGGGAAAAGCGCCACCACCATCAACTGGCGGACCTGGCGCATGGCGCGCTGCCGCCGCAGGGCAGCACCGTCATCATCGCCGGTTTCGGCCGGGTGGGGCAGTTGCTGGCCAAGGTGCTGACGGAGCAGGATATCGCGTATGTGGCGATTGAAAATGATGCGCGGCTGGTGACGACCCTGCATCCGCGCGGTTTCCCCGTGTATTTTGGCGATGCGTCGCGCGCGGAATTGTTGCAAAAGGTGAATGCGGACCGGGCTGCCGCCGTGGTACTGACCATGGACCATGCGGCGTCCGTGCTGCATGCCGTGAAATCGATCCGCCGCGAATATCCGCAGTTGCCCGTGTATGCGCGGGCTCGCGACGAGGCGCATGCCGTGGCCCTGATACAGGCGGGCGCTACCCTGGTCGTGCCCGAGGCGCTGGAATCGGCGCTGCAACTGACGGCCACCGTGCTGCATACGGTGGGCCTCTCGGAAGCGCGCACGACGGACATCGTGCAAGCGGAGCGCGACCGGCGCAATGCCGTGTTGCTGGCGAAAAAGCTGTCGTAG
- a CDS encoding ion transporter, with amino-acid sequence MKAATKSGAAPLTPQQLAAQETQQKYGKPERGWREQVYTVIFEAETRTGRAFDLLLIAAILISVTVVVLSSVASVAERYGTWLTALEWFFTILFTIEYFARLACLKHPVRYAKSFFGIIDLLAIVPTYIGLLLPGAHVLIDVRILRLLRMFRILKLTSYVHEYTVLGRALLASRRKILIFLSFVMMVVFLLGTVMYVVEGPDNGYSSIPTSIYWAISTMTTVGFGDITPRTDIGRTIASLMMLLGWGILAVPTGIISAEMTVQRSSKLVTTRTCPTCLKEGLDDDANFCKNCGVALPPLARD; translated from the coding sequence ATGAAAGCCGCGACGAAGAGCGGAGCGGCGCCCCTGACGCCGCAGCAGCTGGCGGCCCAGGAAACGCAGCAAAAATATGGCAAGCCCGAGCGGGGCTGGCGCGAGCAGGTGTACACCGTCATTTTCGAGGCGGAAACGCGCACGGGCCGCGCCTTCGATTTGCTGCTGATCGCCGCCATCCTGATCAGCGTGACAGTGGTCGTTCTCAGCAGTGTCGCGTCCGTGGCCGAGCGCTATGGCACTTGGCTGACGGCGCTGGAATGGTTTTTTACTATTTTATTTACCATCGAATATTTTGCCCGCCTGGCGTGCCTGAAGCATCCGGTGCGCTACGCCAAGAGTTTTTTCGGCATTATCGACTTGCTGGCCATCGTGCCGACCTACATCGGCTTGCTGCTGCCAGGCGCGCACGTGCTGATCGACGTGCGCATTTTGCGCCTGCTGCGCATGTTCCGTATCCTCAAGCTCACGTCTTATGTGCATGAATACACGGTGCTGGGGCGGGCCTTGCTGGCCAGCCGGCGCAAGATCCTCATTTTCTTGTCTTTCGTCATGATGGTGGTCTTTCTGCTGGGTACTGTGATGTATGTCGTGGAAGGGCCGGATAACGGTTACAGCAGTATCCCCACGTCGATATACTGGGCCATCAGCACCATGACCACGGTCGGTTTCGGCGATATCACGCCGCGCACCGACATCGGGCGCACCATCGCTTCGCTGATGATGCTGCTCGGCTGGGGCATCCTGGCAGTGCCTACCGGCATTATCAGCGCCGAAATGACGGTACAGCGCAGTTCCAAGCTGGTCACCACGCGTACCTGCCCCACGTGCCTGAAAGAAGGGCTCGATGACGATGCCAATTTCTGCAAGAACTGCGGTGTTGCATTGCCGCCGCTGGCACGCGATTAA
- a CDS encoding 3-oxoacyl-[acyl-carrier-protein] synthase III C-terminal domain-containing protein — protein sequence MIPVRLIATGKAVPSHSVTSASLDLKLGHPAGYTLRKSGVLSRFVAAPDESQSQLGAAALLDALKNASLRPADIDLLICACGVPEQALPNTACFVAEHAGLPPGTQSFDVNASCLSFMAAFRVAASMLAGGAYRRIAIVSSDLASRGVDWSEPEASMIFGDGAAAVIVERGDGSAGIRAYKMGTYPEGRRYCEIRGGGTERNPRNGCEPGDYLFRMDGKAVFRLAVKVMPDFLTELMQESGAGLEKVDVVVPHQASPLGLAHAARILDVPDAKIIKIFETHGNQVAASLPTALHEAVMTGRAVAGQRLLMMGTAAGLTIGGMILDL from the coding sequence ATGATTCCAGTTCGCCTGATCGCGACGGGCAAAGCCGTGCCGTCGCATAGCGTGACTTCCGCAAGCCTGGACCTGAAACTGGGCCATCCGGCCGGCTACACCTTGCGCAAGAGCGGCGTGCTGTCGCGCTTTGTCGCTGCGCCCGATGAATCGCAAAGCCAGCTGGGCGCCGCTGCTCTGCTCGACGCGCTGAAGAACGCCAGCCTGCGTCCGGCCGACATCGATCTTTTGATCTGCGCCTGCGGCGTGCCCGAGCAAGCCTTGCCGAACACGGCCTGCTTCGTTGCCGAACATGCAGGCTTGCCGCCAGGCACGCAAAGCTTCGACGTCAACGCCAGCTGCCTCAGTTTCATGGCAGCCTTCCGCGTGGCCGCCTCGATGCTGGCCGGCGGCGCCTACCGGCGCATCGCCATCGTTTCGTCCGACCTCGCCTCGCGCGGCGTCGACTGGAGCGAGCCGGAAGCGTCGATGATCTTTGGCGACGGCGCCGCCGCCGTCATCGTCGAGCGGGGCGATGGCAGCGCCGGCATCCGCGCCTACAAGATGGGTACGTATCCGGAAGGGCGGCGCTACTGCGAAATTCGCGGCGGCGGCACCGAGCGCAACCCGCGCAACGGCTGCGAACCGGGCGACTATCTGTTCCGCATGGATGGCAAGGCCGTGTTCCGCCTGGCCGTCAAGGTGATGCCGGATTTCCTCACGGAACTAATGCAGGAATCGGGGGCGGGATTGGAAAAAGTCGACGTGGTCGTGCCGCACCAGGCCAGCCCGCTGGGGCTCGCGCATGCGGCGCGCATCCTTGACGTTCCCGATGCTAAAATCATCAAGATCTTTGAAACGCATGGCAACCAGGTGGCCGCGTCCTTGCCTACCGCCCTGCACGAGGCGGTGATGACGGGGCGGGCCGTGGCAGGCCAGCGTTTGCTGATGATGGGCACGGCCGCAGGCCTGACCATCGGCGGCATGATTCTTGACCTGTGA
- a CDS encoding SDR family NAD(P)-dependent oxidoreductase: protein MRRILVTGATGGLGRNAVRTLLAQGVEVRATGRNAAVGRELERMGAQFVALDLAQASPRQVDELVRGMDTVWHCAALSSPWGPERDFIAANVTATAQLLRAAASLHVARFVHISTPAIYFDYHNRYDVPETFRPDAFVNAYARSKAMAEKLVQESVDRHRGMTCVILRPRAIFGPHDQVLIPRLARVLEQRGGKLPLPNGGAATIDITYVDNVVHAMWLATVHKTIVSGAAFNITNGEPARLCDILRTLFCEHLQQPFEIVSVPYRVLALLARLMQFASRFTRREPSLTPYSIGALSFDMTLDNAKARKVLGYRPIVSLQEGIALTAQWMRQEAAAHKVGKERNG from the coding sequence ATGAGGCGGATACTGGTCACGGGAGCGACGGGCGGGCTGGGGCGCAATGCCGTGCGCACGCTGCTGGCGCAAGGCGTGGAAGTGCGCGCCACGGGCCGCAACGCTGCTGTCGGCCGCGAACTTGAACGCATGGGTGCGCAATTCGTCGCGCTTGATCTGGCGCAAGCATCGCCGCGCCAGGTCGACGAGCTGGTGCGCGGCATGGATACCGTCTGGCACTGCGCCGCGCTGTCGTCGCCCTGGGGCCCCGAGCGCGACTTCATCGCCGCCAACGTCACGGCCACGGCCCAGTTGCTGCGCGCGGCCGCCAGCCTGCACGTGGCGCGCTTCGTGCACATCTCCACCCCGGCCATCTATTTCGATTATCACAACCGCTACGACGTGCCGGAAACCTTCCGCCCCGATGCCTTCGTCAACGCCTATGCGCGCAGCAAGGCCATGGCGGAAAAACTGGTGCAGGAGTCGGTCGACCGCCACCGCGGCATGACCTGCGTGATCCTGCGCCCGCGCGCCATCTTCGGCCCGCACGACCAGGTGCTGATCCCGCGCCTGGCGCGCGTGCTGGAACAGCGCGGCGGCAAGCTGCCCCTGCCCAACGGCGGGGCGGCCACCATCGACATCACTTATGTCGACAATGTCGTGCACGCGATGTGGCTGGCCACCGTGCACAAGACCATCGTTTCCGGCGCTGCCTTCAACATCACGAATGGCGAACCGGCGCGCCTGTGTGACATCTTGCGAACCTTGTTCTGCGAGCATCTGCAGCAGCCGTTCGAGATCGTCAGCGTGCCGTATCGCGTGCTGGCGCTGCTTGCCCGCCTGATGCAGTTCGCCTCGCGCTTCACGCGCCGCGAGCCATCGCTGACGCCCTACAGCATCGGCGCGCTCAGTTTCGACATGACGCTCGATAACGCCAAGGCGCGCAAAGTGCTCGGCTACCGTCCCATCGTCAGCCTGCAGGAAGGCATCGCCTTGACGGCACAGTGGATGCGCCAGGAAGCTGCCGCGCACAAGGTGGGCAAGGAGCGCAATGGCTAG